From Bacteroidales bacterium, one genomic window encodes:
- a CDS encoding nitroreductase family protein, with translation MKKITILTLLIAGFLGVMPIAANAQSAQKCNNSEAVLNNIMTRTSIRAYQDKTVEKEKVEKILRAGMAAPSAMNKQPWAFVVVTNKELLTKIGSELRNAGMTAKAPMAIVVCGDKNKMIPGNGKDFWIDDCSAATENILLAAHALGLGAVWTGFYPDLERCGKLSTILGLSDNLIPLNVIPMGYPAQNPAPKDKWKPENIIEK, from the coding sequence ATGAAAAAAATTACAATTCTAACACTGCTAATAGCTGGTTTCCTTGGTGTTATGCCTATTGCTGCAAATGCGCAGAGTGCGCAAAAATGCAATAATTCAGAAGCTGTCCTTAACAATATCATGACCCGCACAAGCATTAGAGCGTACCAGGATAAAACAGTTGAAAAAGAAAAGGTTGAGAAGATTTTGAGAGCAGGAATGGCTGCTCCTTCTGCAATGAATAAACAACCTTGGGCATTTGTGGTTGTAACCAATAAAGAGCTGCTTACAAAGATTGGTTCAGAACTGCGCAATGCCGGCATGACCGCTAAAGCACCAATGGCAATTGTGGTCTGCGGAGATAAAAACAAGATGATTCCCGGCAACGGAAAAGATTTTTGGATTGACGATTGTTCAGCTGCAACAGAAAACATTCTGCTAGCTGCTCATGCGCTTGGACTTGGAGCCGTTTGGACAGGTTTCTATCCTGATCTTGAGCGCTGCGGTAAGTTGAGCACTATTTTAGGACTATCAGATAATCTGATACCTCTTAATGTAATCCCGATGGGTTATCCTGCGCAGAATCCTGCCCCAAAGGATAAGTGGAAACCGGAGAATATTATAGAGAAGTAA
- a CDS encoding formylglycine-generating enzyme family protein, protein MGEKVNISGKWYWLRRPRKSGGDVGSDLKHFEEEFKNGYIINSPYVVRYICKCKDETGDYILEDFVDGDHLIDFLAKQRFTSAERKKVTEQVASAMEVLEGCGIPCSSVSANDVIITSIYHDAVVVSCNGRDEKRSGVNEIAFKIIKAARAKCRKNLKKNKAGCNEDDKPANTSVVNFWSKYRSAILTIASSFVIAACCFLFFVLPVIRPKAVSYINGKKLSGIINGAEKISLRVHGQYYDFVLVKAGTFLMGGLFEQHLGNVNGTMMTKIANAPHWVKITRDFYIGTTEVTQKQWISVMGNNPSYDKGKNLPVENISWLEVCGSKGFLKKLNNLHSGRGYFRLPTESEWEFAARGGIKSRGYIFSGSNNLDSVAWNSGNSGEKAHPVALLKPNELGVYDMSGNVCEWCSDNVWLYSPNTKENPYVDPQGSPNLSLKVLRGGSSFHVTYDSKDKGCLVSFRHVDSPIEHKTYFGVRLVFIP, encoded by the coding sequence TTGGGAGAGAAAGTAAACATATCAGGAAAGTGGTATTGGCTAAGACGCCCACGCAAGTCCGGCGGTGATGTTGGCTCAGATTTAAAGCATTTTGAGGAAGAATTCAAAAATGGCTACATCATTAATTCTCCTTACGTTGTAAGGTATATTTGCAAGTGCAAAGATGAGACGGGAGATTACATTCTGGAGGATTTTGTTGATGGAGACCATTTGATAGATTTTCTTGCTAAACAAAGGTTTACATCTGCCGAACGCAAGAAAGTTACGGAGCAAGTTGCAAGTGCAATGGAGGTACTTGAAGGGTGCGGAATCCCCTGCTCTTCTGTCTCTGCAAATGACGTAATTATTACTTCTATTTACCATGATGCTGTTGTGGTTAGCTGCAACGGACGTGATGAAAAAAGATCCGGCGTAAATGAAATTGCTTTTAAAATCATTAAAGCTGCGCGTGCAAAGTGCCGCAAAAATTTGAAAAAGAATAAGGCTGGCTGTAATGAAGATGACAAGCCTGCAAACACATCTGTAGTTAACTTTTGGTCAAAGTACCGCTCTGCTATTCTGACAATTGCCTCGTCATTTGTCATTGCAGCATGCTGCTTCCTGTTCTTTGTTTTACCTGTTATCAGGCCAAAAGCAGTTTCCTATATAAACGGTAAAAAACTATCGGGAATAATAAATGGAGCAGAAAAAATTTCTTTAAGAGTGCATGGACAATATTATGATTTTGTGTTAGTTAAAGCCGGAACATTTTTGATGGGCGGCTTGTTTGAACAGCACTTGGGAAATGTGAACGGAACAATGATGACCAAAATTGCAAACGCTCCTCACTGGGTAAAAATAACTAGAGATTTTTATATTGGGACAACGGAAGTTACTCAGAAACAGTGGATTTCCGTGATGGGCAATAATCCCTCTTATGACAAAGGGAAAAACTTGCCTGTGGAAAACATCTCATGGCTAGAGGTATGCGGCAGCAAGGGATTTCTTAAAAAGTTGAATAACCTCCATTCCGGAAGAGGCTATTTTAGGCTCCCGACAGAGAGTGAATGGGAATTTGCAGCACGCGGCGGCATTAAGAGCCGCGGATATATTTTCAGCGGCAGCAATAATCTTGATTCCGTTGCATGGAACTCAGGAAATTCAGGAGAGAAAGCCCATCCTGTTGCTCTATTAAAGCCCAATGAGTTAGGTGTTTATGACATGAGCGGGAACGTTTGCGAATGGTGCAGTGATAATGTTTGGCTGTATTCCCCAAATACAAAAGAAAATCCATACGTAGACCCGCAAGGCTCTCCCAACCTGAGCCTCAAGGTATTGCGCGGTGGCAGCTCTTTTCATGTAACTTATGATTCAAAAGATAAAGGGTGTCTGGTCTCATTCAGACACGTAGACTCCCCCATTGAGCACAAAACTTACTTTGGAGTTCGGCTGGTTTTTATTCCCTAA
- a CDS encoding bifunctional serine/threonine-protein kinase/formylglycine-generating enzyme family protein, with product MLNGNKKFKDSSYIVEPSGFGHSVIEGIPVGKTSGVSLNGMQSSLISTGSTSDSWKICISGRWYFLKRPKKQYADNPKYLECFEREFQIGYQLNNKHIVRYITKGHDEDGVYILTDFIDGVTLTKYIADNPNMPQKEMRRIIMQIAEGLEYMHEHQVVHFDLKPENIMITSMDHSVKIIDLGFSYSNCYKAIGCGSKLYSSPEQFLNPETADLRSDIYSFGAIIRFLESYGHFNAGAKYTGRYSAVVRKAMQRDKERRYNSINEMVAAIKGTVRKSLLSICALMLIFIVLCMAFPRISALTISNKHALSGIKKGAEKVTFRIKGVPFTFVKVEAGTFAMGSPLTEAHRYPIESQHYVKLTKNFYISTTEITQRQWSAVMGYNPSYVKGRSFPVEYVSWDDVCGRGGFLERINAAFVGVGTFKLPTESQWEFAARGGVKSKGYIYSGSNDSNEVAWHADNSGGKTHRVAGKMPNELGIYDMSGNVSELCSDKFAHNYPAGTKENPVVDPTGPDKSLAVIGRGGDFNKIDNLSKYDCRVADRGYVETSYKAKTLGFRIIYVIK from the coding sequence ATGCTCAATGGTAATAAGAAGTTTAAGGATAGCAGTTATATAGTTGAGCCCTCTGGGTTCGGCCACAGTGTTATTGAGGGAATCCCGGTTGGTAAAACAAGCGGGGTTTCTCTTAACGGAATGCAGAGCTCTCTTATCTCAACAGGCTCTACATCAGATTCTTGGAAGATTTGCATTTCCGGAAGGTGGTATTTTCTCAAAAGACCAAAGAAGCAATATGCGGATAATCCAAAGTATTTGGAATGTTTTGAAAGAGAGTTCCAGATAGGATATCAGCTTAATAATAAGCATATTGTAAGGTACATTACTAAGGGACATGATGAGGATGGCGTTTATATCCTGACAGATTTTATTGACGGAGTTACCCTCACAAAGTACATTGCGGATAATCCTAACATGCCTCAAAAGGAGATGCGGAGAATAATCATGCAAATTGCTGAAGGTCTTGAATATATGCATGAACACCAGGTTGTGCATTTTGACCTTAAGCCGGAAAATATCATGATTACCTCAATGGACCATAGCGTCAAAATCATTGACCTTGGCTTTTCATATTCAAATTGTTACAAGGCCATTGGCTGCGGAAGCAAACTTTATAGTTCTCCTGAACAATTTTTGAATCCGGAAACTGCAGACCTTAGAAGCGATATATATTCTTTTGGTGCAATTATAAGGTTTCTAGAGAGTTATGGACATTTCAATGCCGGCGCAAAATATACCGGCAGATACAGTGCGGTTGTACGCAAGGCAATGCAGCGTGATAAAGAACGTCGCTATAACTCCATAAATGAAATGGTTGCTGCTATCAAAGGCACTGTACGCAAAAGTCTTCTCTCTATCTGCGCGCTCATGCTGATTTTCATTGTCTTATGCATGGCGTTTCCAAGAATTTCTGCGCTTACAATTTCTAACAAACATGCACTGTCGGGAATAAAAAAAGGGGCGGAAAAGGTTACTTTCAGAATAAAAGGAGTGCCATTTACTTTTGTAAAAGTGGAAGCGGGCACGTTTGCGATGGGCAGTCCCTTAACTGAGGCACATAGATACCCTATTGAATCTCAGCATTATGTGAAGCTTACTAAAAACTTTTATATTAGTACAACAGAGATAACGCAAAGACAATGGAGCGCCGTTATGGGCTATAATCCATCTTATGTTAAAGGGAGAAGTTTCCCTGTTGAGTATGTCAGCTGGGATGATGTTTGCGGAAGAGGAGGCTTTTTGGAGAGAATAAATGCCGCTTTTGTAGGTGTTGGAACTTTTAAGCTCCCGACAGAAAGTCAATGGGAGTTTGCGGCGCGAGGCGGTGTAAAAAGCAAAGGGTATATTTATAGCGGCAGCAATGATTCTAATGAAGTTGCCTGGCATGCAGACAATTCAGGAGGCAAGACTCACCGCGTTGCAGGCAAGATGCCAAATGAACTTGGCATTTATGATATGAGCGGAAATGTGAGCGAGTTATGCTCAGATAAATTTGCTCATAATTATCCCGCAGGTACAAAAGAGAATCCGGTGGTAGATCCGACAGGTCCTGATAAATCATTGGCTGTTATAGGAAGAGGAGGAGATTTTAATAAAATAGATAATCTGTCAAAATATGATTGCAGAGTTGCAGACAGAGGATATGTGGAAACGTCATATAAGGCAAAAACATTGGGTTTCAGGATAATATATGTTATCAAATAA
- a CDS encoding porin family protein: MKKVLFIAIALMASVTFSNAQVSNHFGIRAGMDISKLTGHYDVIFANTDSKVGFNAGVIDQIYFSENVPLYVETGLMFEQKGFKVKDEKLTVNSFYLQIPVVLGYSIPASDLVKVQPFAGLYYGLGIGGKVKDSSGYKVDTFGADGLKRSDFGLRVGVGVAIKCYYIGTGYENSLIKINNDEGTGRNQVFTISLGYNF; the protein is encoded by the coding sequence ATGAAGAAAGTACTATTCATTGCAATTGCTTTAATGGCAAGTGTAACGTTTTCAAATGCACAGGTTTCTAATCATTTTGGGATTAGAGCAGGTATGGACATTTCCAAGCTTACAGGACACTATGACGTTATATTCGCAAATACTGATTCAAAAGTTGGTTTTAACGCAGGAGTTATTGATCAAATTTATTTCTCTGAGAATGTTCCATTGTATGTTGAGACAGGTTTGATGTTTGAACAAAAAGGCTTCAAGGTTAAGGATGAAAAGCTTACTGTGAATTCATTCTATCTGCAAATCCCTGTAGTCTTGGGATATAGCATTCCTGCCAGTGATTTGGTAAAAGTTCAGCCATTTGCGGGCCTATACTATGGATTAGGCATTGGCGGAAAAGTTAAAGACAGCTCAGGCTATAAAGTTGACACATTTGGAGCTGATGGACTAAAACGCTCTGATTTTGGTTTAAGAGTTGGTGTTGGCGTTGCAATTAAATGTTATTACATCGGCACAGGCTATGAAAACAGCCTAATAAAAATCAACAATGATGAGGGCACAGGTAGAAACCAGGTGTTTACTATTTCTCTTGGCTACAACTTCTAA
- a CDS encoding PorT family protein, which yields MKKLFIIAIALLASVTMSNAQKVNNFGVRAGVNISRITGDYGGYDPDYKYKAGFQVGVVDQIRFSESTPLFVETGLMFQQKGGKCDVSVSTPAVDMSVKINEFYLEVPALLGYDIPAGDNITLQPFAGLYYGLGIAGKTKLSGTSHGVTIEEKVDSFGDDGFKRSDFGLRVGAGVVISNFYLGVGFERGFLKINRDEGKVKNQSFTFNLGYNF from the coding sequence ATGAAAAAATTATTTATCATCGCAATTGCCTTGTTGGCAAGTGTAACCATGTCTAACGCTCAAAAAGTTAACAACTTTGGAGTAAGAGCGGGTGTAAATATTTCCAGAATTACTGGAGATTATGGCGGCTATGATCCCGATTATAAGTACAAAGCTGGTTTTCAAGTAGGAGTTGTTGATCAGATTCGTTTTTCTGAATCAACTCCATTGTTTGTTGAAACTGGTTTAATGTTCCAACAGAAAGGCGGAAAATGTGATGTTAGCGTTAGCACGCCTGCCGTTGACATGTCTGTAAAAATCAATGAATTTTATCTGGAAGTCCCTGCACTTTTGGGATATGATATTCCTGCCGGTGATAATATTACACTTCAGCCATTCGCAGGTCTATATTACGGTTTGGGAATAGCAGGAAAAACAAAACTTTCCGGAACAAGTCATGGCGTAACTATTGAGGAAAAAGTTGATTCATTTGGAGATGATGGTTTTAAACGTTCTGACTTTGGACTTAGAGTTGGCGCAGGTGTGGTTATATCAAACTTCTACCTTGGTGTCGGATTTGAAAGAGGCTTTTTGAAAATCAACAGAGATGAAGGAAAGGTGAAAAATCAGTCATTCACTTTCAATCTAGGTTATAACTTCTAG
- a CDS encoding porin family protein, producing the protein MKKLLIIAIALMASVTFSNAQVSNHFGVRAGVNFSKLSTKSDGKSNTSDNKTGFNVGVVDQINFSKSVPLFIETGLMCNLKGGKETATATTGVKGKVNVNEYYLQVPALLGYNLELNDGFAIQPFAGLYYGLGVGGKSKVTIAGASDETDTFSDDNLKRSDFGFRVGAGVVYSNFYLGAGFERSLINIARDDVKAKNQTFTISLGYNF; encoded by the coding sequence ATGAAAAAATTATTAATCATTGCAATTGCTCTAATGGCAAGCGTAACATTTTCAAATGCACAGGTTTCCAACCACTTTGGAGTCAGAGCCGGAGTTAACTTTTCAAAATTATCTACTAAAAGTGATGGCAAGTCTAATACATCAGATAACAAAACAGGCTTCAACGTTGGAGTTGTAGATCAGATTAATTTTTCTAAATCAGTTCCATTATTTATTGAGACAGGCTTAATGTGTAATCTGAAAGGCGGAAAAGAAACTGCTACTGCAACAACTGGCGTTAAGGGAAAAGTTAACGTTAATGAGTATTATTTACAAGTACCCGCACTTCTAGGTTACAATCTTGAACTTAATGACGGCTTTGCAATTCAGCCATTTGCAGGTTTATACTACGGATTGGGCGTTGGAGGAAAATCTAAAGTAACCATTGCAGGGGCATCTGATGAAACAGACACTTTCAGCGATGATAATTTAAAACGTTCAGACTTTGGTTTTAGAGTAGGAGCCGGCGTAGTCTATTCCAATTTCTATCTTGGTGCCGGATTTGAAAGAAGCCTAATCAACATTGCAAGGGATGATGTCAAAGCCAAGAACCAGACATTTACTATTTCACTAGGTTATAACTTCTAG
- a CDS encoding DUF262 domain-containing protein, with translation MDDATITMREYIKKGKTFVIPKYQRGYVWGKSKKGSDVDSVTYMLKDTLIPGFNTDSDIFIQGITVSENNEHIVLIDGQQRTILFYLMLKYLGYNNNNDFKISYKIREESNKFLENLDLSQIDENDHEDFQDIYYFKKTLRIISTQLNGFNTDKKSKFLNYLLDKVKFLYINIPEDKATKVFSMMNGNKAEMKSEELIKAELLRLASLNCDDFEKKEDNEKHAIEWDNNVLRGRYAREWDKWLQWWNREDVKAFFKVDNAMGLLISTYQSWRNDVLTFNSFKHKFFNLQKPACAKKTFDGLRRLQKRFEDTFNNPITYNLTGAIMRVIGNDDINNFIKWYFFGDKTSSTDIYSIGTKVTDEKLRQYYKYSFLGLSHKMIIDNCNDKFDEKFEEIYQILESNNLYNENAEQAFRLLLRLNIDEDNLQDEGKGRPFDFSIWDRKDSRGRSLEHIYPKSKVYHEEKQNDGKNKYFDGNEVELPQNIITGPSYLSRSDCTCNINDKVITASEHSIGNLVLLYMDDNSSFKNCSFDDKKSMFFKYPQYDKNGNIVDKRIKEIFKSRQMLHTIYKFANSSWDGKSIAMNKYETLVKFKTYYGK, from the coding sequence ATGGATGATGCAACAATTACAATGAGGGAGTATATAAAAAAGGGAAAGACGTTTGTCATTCCGAAGTACCAGCGAGGCTATGTCTGGGGGAAGAGCAAGAAAGGCTCTGATGTAGACTCCGTAACCTATATGCTTAAAGATACATTAATTCCAGGCTTTAACACTGATTCGGATATTTTCATTCAAGGGATAACGGTATCAGAAAATAATGAGCACATCGTATTGATTGACGGACAACAACGAACCATCCTCTTTTATCTCATGTTAAAATATTTAGGATACAATAATAATAATGATTTCAAAATAAGCTACAAGATTCGCGAAGAGTCAAATAAATTCTTGGAAAATTTAGACTTATCCCAAATAGATGAAAATGATCATGAAGATTTCCAAGACATTTATTATTTTAAGAAAACCCTGCGAATAATATCAACACAACTGAATGGATTTAATACCGATAAAAAATCAAAATTTTTAAATTACCTTCTCGATAAAGTAAAATTTCTTTATATCAATATTCCGGAAGATAAAGCCACCAAGGTATTTTCAATGATGAATGGCAATAAAGCTGAAATGAAATCAGAAGAATTAATTAAGGCAGAATTATTGCGCCTAGCATCACTCAACTGTGATGATTTCGAGAAGAAAGAAGATAATGAAAAACATGCTATTGAATGGGATAACAATGTACTCCGAGGCCGATATGCCCGAGAGTGGGATAAATGGCTTCAATGGTGGAATAGAGAAGATGTAAAAGCATTCTTTAAAGTAGATAATGCGATGGGGCTACTAATATCCACATATCAGAGTTGGAGAAACGATGTATTGACATTTAATAGTTTTAAGCACAAATTCTTTAATCTGCAGAAACCTGCATGTGCAAAAAAGACATTCGATGGTTTAAGACGCTTACAAAAGCGTTTTGAGGATACTTTCAATAATCCAATAACATACAATCTGACTGGTGCCATAATGAGAGTCATTGGTAACGATGACATAAATAATTTTATAAAATGGTATTTCTTCGGTGATAAGACATCTTCGACAGATATCTATTCAATAGGAACCAAGGTCACAGATGAGAAACTAAGGCAGTATTACAAATACTCGTTCCTCGGTTTATCCCACAAAATGATTATCGATAACTGTAACGATAAATTTGATGAAAAGTTCGAAGAGATTTATCAGATTCTTGAAAGCAATAATCTCTATAATGAAAATGCAGAACAAGCATTCCGCTTATTACTAAGGCTAAATATAGATGAAGACAACCTACAAGATGAAGGTAAAGGAAGGCCTTTTGACTTCTCTATTTGGGATAGGAAAGATAGCCGTGGCCGTTCGCTTGAGCATATTTATCCCAAATCAAAAGTATATCATGAGGAAAAGCAGAACGACGGCAAGAATAAATATTTTGATGGCAATGAAGTTGAATTACCGCAGAACATCATTACTGGTCCTTCATATTTAAGCCGTTCCGATTGTACTTGTAATATTAATGATAAAGTAATTACGGCAAGTGAACATAGTATTGGCAACTTGGTACTGTTGTACATGGATGATAATTCCTCTTTCAAGAATTGTTCGTTTGATGATAAAAAATCTATGTTCTTTAAATATCCCCAATACGATAAAAATGGCAATATTGTGGACAAAAGAATAAAAGAAATTTTTAAAAGCCGCCAAATGCTTCATACTATCTATAAATTTGCCAATTCCTCATGGGACGGAAAATCTATTGCAATGAACAAATACGAGACATTAGTAAAATTTAAAACTTATTATGGCAAATAA
- a CDS encoding DUF262 domain-containing protein has protein sequence MANKINLKTGETYTLSYLFSGDKKVIIPDLQRDYCWGDDASTEKGELVTDFVNNLIEQYDSDSQNTQGTLNLGLFYGYEVPTNHIQLCDGQQRLTTLYLLLGMLNKKMNNKLCYNLIYDFENKQDDKGPYLNYYIRETSHYFMSDLVLKFFIGNKDTVESIKDCDWYFSDYNLDPSIKSMLRALSIIESLLKNKNETWCCSFGKWLLNNVTFLYFNMENRKNGEETFVVINTTGESLSATQNLKPLVINAEINKSFNDVAEKWEEIETWFWRRRQGSNDTADAGLAEFMRWISVIEQVNVELPKNMQSKDTKWLAQTILQGKNKSGFPYKTTSFETIYTYWKALKWIDERSSEFIFVNDLLSPSINNDVNKLYAIGQNQCFVLLPLLKFVYLNINKVTGLDFHRNARRIYEFFKNLIRISDVSKAVNALTREAIRIIDLLEKGDIVSLLKHANDVSKQILTEEEKHKFDILLKHLDNRTKVEEAFWNVQEHPIWNGEIMPIIRWSSSNGGFNLDNFLQYDSKFREIFTNNGHGSDILRRALLTIGLKDYPRIFKGYTNFSFGWDLTDWHTLINDNVDKFKDFFDNLIDGVKCETMINNYKNKSDVWYYFVSMPGLLDYCKQKNIQKWQNSFILISQQRLSSPHAELYSYILFLHYKTNNSLIPINGWNTSYPPASKEDEHTCVLFEKKISNDKIIVIKVYFNSNNYTIDLFLKAKDESEKQDVLAKRTLESLKKIAVENNLIWNDNTCHYTIEILEKDTVYQKIECLLKTVFL, from the coding sequence ATGGCAAATAAGATAAACTTAAAAACAGGAGAGACCTACACTCTTTCTTATTTGTTCTCGGGCGATAAAAAAGTTATCATTCCCGATTTGCAGCGGGACTATTGTTGGGGAGATGATGCTTCCACGGAAAAAGGTGAGTTAGTAACTGATTTTGTGAATAATCTGATAGAGCAATACGATTCCGATTCCCAGAACACACAGGGAACATTAAACCTCGGATTGTTTTACGGCTACGAGGTGCCAACAAATCATATCCAACTCTGTGATGGTCAACAACGTCTTACAACGCTATACCTTTTGTTAGGAATGCTCAATAAAAAAATGAATAATAAGTTATGTTACAATCTCATCTATGACTTTGAGAATAAACAAGATGACAAGGGACCATATCTGAATTACTACATCCGCGAAACCTCACACTATTTTATGAGTGACCTTGTTCTCAAGTTTTTTATCGGAAACAAAGACACGGTTGAAAGCATCAAGGACTGCGACTGGTATTTCAGCGACTACAATCTTGATCCAAGCATAAAGAGTATGTTAAGGGCTCTTAGTATCATCGAATCGCTGCTCAAAAATAAAAATGAAACATGGTGTTGCTCTTTTGGCAAATGGCTACTCAACAATGTTACATTTCTCTATTTCAACATGGAAAACCGTAAGAACGGTGAAGAAACATTTGTAGTTATCAATACTACTGGCGAGTCACTTTCGGCAACTCAGAATCTGAAACCTCTAGTTATAAACGCTGAGATAAACAAATCTTTCAATGATGTAGCTGAAAAATGGGAAGAGATAGAAACATGGTTCTGGCGTAGACGTCAGGGATCCAACGATACTGCTGATGCAGGGTTAGCTGAATTTATGAGATGGATATCAGTCATAGAACAAGTCAATGTTGAACTGCCGAAAAATATGCAGTCCAAAGACACCAAATGGCTTGCGCAAACAATCCTTCAGGGAAAAAACAAATCTGGGTTTCCATATAAGACTACTTCTTTTGAAACAATTTACACGTATTGGAAGGCACTGAAATGGATTGATGAGCGAAGCAGCGAGTTTATATTTGTCAATGATTTACTTTCCCCGTCTATTAACAATGACGTAAACAAACTATATGCAATTGGTCAGAATCAATGCTTTGTACTTTTGCCTTTATTGAAGTTTGTCTATCTGAATATTAATAAAGTTACTGGATTAGACTTTCATCGTAATGCCCGCCGCATATATGAATTCTTTAAAAATCTTATCAGGATATCTGATGTTTCCAAGGCAGTTAACGCTTTAACTAGGGAAGCAATAAGAATCATTGATTTACTTGAAAAAGGAGATATCGTTTCACTTTTAAAACATGCCAACGACGTCTCAAAACAGATTCTCACCGAAGAAGAAAAGCATAAATTCGATATACTACTAAAGCACCTAGATAATCGCACTAAAGTAGAGGAGGCATTTTGGAATGTTCAGGAACATCCTATTTGGAATGGTGAGATTATGCCAATAATAAGATGGTCATCTTCCAATGGTGGCTTCAATCTCGATAATTTCCTGCAATATGACAGTAAGTTTAGAGAGATTTTCACTAATAATGGTCATGGCAGCGATATTCTCAGACGAGCGCTGCTCACAATAGGTTTAAAAGATTATCCTCGTATTTTCAAGGGATATACAAACTTTTCTTTTGGATGGGATTTGACAGACTGGCATACGCTGATAAATGATAATGTGGATAAATTCAAAGATTTCTTTGACAATTTGATAGATGGCGTGAAATGTGAAACAATGATTAATAATTATAAAAATAAATCAGATGTATGGTATTACTTTGTTAGTATGCCAGGATTATTGGATTATTGCAAACAGAAAAACATTCAAAAATGGCAAAATTCATTCATTCTCATATCACAACAACGTCTTAGTAGTCCCCATGCAGAACTTTATTCGTACATACTATTCTTGCATTACAAAACAAATAATAGCTTAATACCTATTAATGGATGGAATACTTCCTACCCTCCGGCTTCAAAAGAAGATGAACATACATGCGTATTGTTTGAAAAAAAAATAAGTAATGACAAAATTATTGTGATTAAAGTATATTTTAACTCTAATAATTACACCATTGATCTGTTTTTGAAAGCAAAGGATGAAAGCGAAAAACAAGATGTACTTGCAAAACGCACTCTCGAATCGCTAAAAAAAATCGCAGTTGAAAATAATTTAATTTGGAATGACAATACGTGTCATTATACAATAGAAATCTTAGAAAAAGATACTGTATATCAAAAGATTGAATGTTTATTGAAAACTGTTTTTTTATAA
- a CDS encoding WYL domain-containing protein has protein sequence MKKSDREMIDGKALRKMISELNGGDNFGESENKKAGNGKRMAHNRGISAANKAENRVGQETSKTPAAELFLKYVWLVQLLMDKGCITFEDIDKEWREEYDLNPKHDTMPLRTFNNHRIAIERMFGVSVKCNRRDNTYSIEDSDEIMKPGLKSWLLTSLTVNHLINKNQKIRDRILFEDVPGGQEYMPVIMNSMNKNTALEMKYQSFDNEEEFSATVNPLCIKVFKQRWYMLAYNPYVNGNRLYALDRIKDVKYTKIKFSVPVGFDAQAYFANTIGVSVLPDEKPQIIHLKVSADQCKYFDTLPLHFSQKKIETHDSFSIYEYCLANSYELMQEIISHGADVEVISPAYIRDKVKVWVKELSDLYLKQ, from the coding sequence ATGAAAAAGTCTGATAGAGAAATGATTGACGGCAAAGCGCTGCGTAAAATGATTTCTGAGCTGAATGGGGGAGATAATTTCGGAGAGAGCGAAAACAAAAAAGCAGGTAATGGGAAAAGGATGGCGCATAATCGTGGAATTAGCGCGGCAAACAAAGCGGAGAACCGTGTTGGGCAGGAGACCAGCAAGACTCCGGCCGCAGAGTTGTTTCTTAAGTATGTTTGGCTTGTGCAACTTCTTATGGATAAAGGATGTATAACGTTTGAAGATATTGACAAGGAGTGGCGGGAAGAGTATGATTTGAACCCTAAGCATGACACGATGCCGCTGAGAACGTTTAATAATCACCGTATTGCAATAGAGAGAATGTTTGGAGTTTCTGTTAAATGCAACAGACGGGATAACACTTATTCTATAGAAGATAGTGATGAAATAATGAAGCCTGGCCTTAAATCTTGGCTACTTACGTCTTTGACCGTCAATCATTTGATTAACAAGAATCAGAAAATAAGGGATAGAATTTTGTTTGAGGATGTCCCGGGAGGTCAGGAATATATGCCTGTGATTATGAATTCCATGAACAAAAACACCGCCCTTGAAATGAAGTATCAGAGTTTTGATAATGAGGAAGAGTTTTCTGCAACAGTTAATCCATTGTGTATTAAAGTATTCAAACAAAGATGGTATATGCTTGCGTATAATCCATATGTAAACGGGAACAGGCTTTATGCTCTGGATAGGATTAAAGATGTAAAGTACACTAAGATAAAGTTCTCTGTTCCAGTTGGTTTTGATGCCCAAGCATATTTTGCAAACACGATAGGAGTTTCCGTACTTCCGGATGAAAAGCCTCAAATTATTCATTTAAAGGTTAGTGCGGACCAATGCAAATACTTTGACACATTGCCTCTGCATTTTTCTCAGAAGAAAATTGAGACTCACGACAGTTTTTCTATTTACGAGTATTGCCTGGCAAATTCTTATGAACTAATGCAGGAAATAATTTCTCACGGCGCAGACGTTGAAGTAATCTCCCCGGCGTACATCAGAGATAAAGTCAAAGTGTGGGTGAAGGAGCTGAGTGATTTATATCTTAAACAATAG